The following coding sequences lie in one Thermodesulfovibrionales bacterium genomic window:
- a CDS encoding TetR/AcrR family transcriptional regulator, whose product MNGQSTKDRILQAALELFSKKGYLGATTREIAARAEVAELTLFRYFSTKERLFEEVINTYSLLPRFKELLVEIKDKPYRDALITIAVRFLELLNERKDLISIMHSEMQRYPDKIKKIHDSLIHEILRLLSDYFDYLQKKAIVRKINSEYAARAFLGMFFSYFYAKEIKMFTRYKGDDSKRIVDAYVDIFINGTLMHEG is encoded by the coding sequence ATGAATGGTCAATCAACGAAGGACAGGATTCTTCAGGCGGCCCTTGAGCTATTTTCAAAAAAGGGTTATCTTGGTGCTACGACCCGTGAGATAGCTGCAAGGGCAGAGGTAGCTGAACTTACGCTCTTTAGATATTTCTCAACAAAGGAGCGGCTTTTTGAGGAGGTGATAAACACCTATTCCCTTCTTCCCAGATTTAAGGAACTTCTTGTTGAAATAAAGGATAAGCCATACAGAGATGCCCTAATTACAATAGCCGTTAGATTTCTTGAACTGCTGAACGAAAGAAAGGATCTCATAAGCATAATGCATTCAGAGATGCAGAGGTATCCTGATAAGATCAAGAAGATACATGACTCTCTCATTCACGAGATCCTGAGACTTCTTTCGGATTATTTTGATTATCTACAGAAAAAGGCTATAGTTAGAAAAATTAATTCTGAATATGCAGCCAGGGCTTTTCTGGGCATGTTTTTTTCCTACTTTTATGCAAAGGAGATAAAGATGTTTACGAGGTATAAAGGAGATGATTCAAAAAGGATTGTAGATGCCTATGTTGATATTTTCATAAATGGTACATTGATGCATGAGGGATAG